The genomic interval AATCCAGCAATATTTTGCCACTGGCTTCAAGTAACTTATCGTTGCCATCTTCCTCCAGAATGTGATTCACAAAAGAATGGTTAAACTGTATCCGCCCTACTAAGTACATCTTGACTAGCTAACTTTCTCGGTTTAGCTTTGCCTGTATGAATAATTTAAAAGAAAAGCGCAGCGCGATGCACGCCATGATCGAAGATTGGCAATCCAGTGGCAAGTCAAAGAAAGACTATTGTCTGGAAAAAGGCATCAATGAGGCCAAGTTTTATTATTGGTATTCTCGGAGCAATGGAAAAGAAGATACTCCCCTGGGATTTATCCCGATCGTTCGGGATTCTGGTATTAGGGAGATAGAAGTATTTTACCCAAATGGAGTGAAACTGAAAGTTAATGGCGATCTGCCGCTTTTAGCTCAGTTGATTCGCCTGTATTGAAATGTTCTCACTAGGATCTTCGCATCGTTTTTATCTTTATTCGGGGCATTGTGATATGCGTAAAAGTTTTGATGGGCTTTGCGGATTAGTCAGCTCCGGGCTGCAACGCAGTCCCACCAGCGGTGAAGTGTTTGTTTTTTTGAATCGCAGTCGTACACACATCAAACTACTACATTGGGAAAGTGGGGGCTTTGTTCTCTATTACAAACGGCTGGAACAGGGCACCTTTCTTGCTCCAAAAGGCGGGGAAAATGAAATGTCATGGAGCGATCTGGTGCTGATGGTAGAGGGCATTCATGTGGTAAAGAGTATTCGAAAAAAACGTTATTCATTAGCATAAAAACAGGCTTTTATCTTGTTAAATAGCTGGTAAATCCGTATTTTTAGCGTATGGAAACGGCACTGGAAAATCTATCGAAAGAGGACCTTTTAAAGGTTATTTCCAGCCGTGATGAAAAGATAGATTCCCTTTCCCAAGAACGCGATTATCTGAAATCGCAAGTGGAGATGTACAAACGTATGCAGTTTGGACAGAAACGTGAGCGCTTTGAAGGTGACTCAAACCAAACGATGCTTCCTTTTGGAGCTGAGCCTGCTGAAATAGAGCAACAACACGAAGTAATCAAGGAAAAGATTGAATATGTACGTAAGCGTCCTAATCACAAAGGACGAGCTAAACTTCCAGCCCATCTTCCTGTAGAAGAGATCGAGATCCACCCTGATGGTGATTTATCAGAGACGGTATGCATTGGCAAGGAAATCACCGATGAATTAGAATGTGAGCCTGCTAAGTTCTATATTAAACGATATATCCGTTATAAATATGCAGCTAAAAATGGTGAAGAGATCAGGATCGGAGAACTTCCTGAGCGTGTAGTCGACAAAGGAATACCAGGATCGGGGCTGCTGGCGATGATAGTCACGGGCAAGTATGCTGATCACCTCCCGCTGTACCGCCAGAAGCAGATCTTCGCCAGGGAAAATATACAAATCCCATCATCAACAATCGAAGGATGGACCAAACAAGCGCTGGAAAAACTAGAACCACTGTATGATCAGCTCATTTTCGACACCAAATCCAAAGGCTACTTACAGGTCGACGAAACGCCAATAAAGGTACTGGATAGCGATAAAAAAGGCGCTGCCCATCAAGGTTATTATTGGGTTTATCACGCTCCGCTGGACGGAACCGTGGTGTTTGATTATAGTCCCACCCGTGGTGGCATCGCTGCTGTACCCATGCTTGGAAACTTCAAGGGATATCTTCAGACCGACGGCTATGCCGTGTACGAAAAATACGGAAAAAAGAAAGAGGTGACGCACCTGGCCTGCTGGGCGCATGCTCGCCGTGAGTTTGAAAAATCACTGGACAATGATAAACCAAGAGCTGAAAAGGCGTTGCTGTTGATCCAAAAATTATATGCTGTAGAGCGGCAAGCTAAACAAGGAAGCCTTTCTTCCCAGAAGATCAAGGAGCTGAGACTTGCTGAGTCTTTACCAGTAATCAATGAACTTGGTAAATGGATCTTTGAAGAAATAAAGACTACGCTCCCTAAAAGCCAGATCGGAAAAGCGATGGCCTATGCTTACGCTCGATGGGATGCTTTATCGGCTTACTTATATGATGGAAATCTACAGATCGACAACAATCTTGTCGAAAATGCGATAAGACCAGTGAGTTTGGGCAGAAAAAATTACCTCTTCGCAGGAAGCCATGAGGCTGCACAGCGGGCAGCAATGATATATTCGTTCTTTGCTATATGCAAGAAACATGAGGTAAACCCTTTTCGCTGGCTAAAACATACACTGCAAAATATCATGTCCATAAACCACAAAAACATCAAGGATCTATATCCCCAGAACTATAAACAAATTATCGAGCAATCAAACATGTAGTCTATAGGGCGGATACGTTAAACTCATGAATTAAGGTAGGCAGATAGTCATTCGTAGAAAATAATGGTTGACTTGTTTCATCGAAAGTCCAGCAACCCATTATGGCATAGACGATCTTTTTTTTTCCGGCGGGGAACACGCCCGGGCCATAATTAGCACCACCATTGGCAAGGCCAACGACAGTTTTGTAATCTACACTATGATCGCCATAGTAAGCCGGATACCAGGCAGAATCAAAGCTTGCCGCCGCCTGATTAAACCGGGCTGTGGCTTCTTTATAAACTGCCTGATGATTTTTATAAAATACTTCAAATGCAGAAGTCTTATAAAAGTCGTTCAGCAGCTTCACAAATTTCAGTGCATCTTCCATTTCCCATTTTCCTGCTATACTGCTTTTTGAAACTTTGATCATAGAAAATTGATCGCCTTTGAGTTCAAGATTTACAGCAAGGAACATGACTCTTGAAAAACCCATTCCCTTTTCATCACTCAGTTTCTTTGCAAAACCGATTACTGGCTGATCCTTATATTTTCCAAAATAAGCATTAATGTCTTTGATATACTGCTTGGCAAAATTCATATTGTACTCAGGATTTCCTGCAAGCCTGAAGACAATGCTCAGCAATTCTATTCTTCGGTCTACTGTTGATTCAACAGCCTCTGTTTTAACAGATGCAGAAAGCTGACTGGTAAAAGCAGGAGCTTTGGCAAAAGAAAAAGTGCTGATCAATAGCAGCAGAAAAGTAATAGTTAATTTCATTGGCTGGAACATTAATTCTGAATAACCGAAGTTATAAAAAAATAAATCAGAACATAATACCTGTGATAAGCGTTATAACGATTAAAACCTATAAAATAAATAATGAAACATACATCTTATCAGGAAGCGATCGAAGAATATGAATTAAAAGAAAACGAACAAGCTTTATTGCTTTACGCACATTATGGCAGGGCAATCTATATGGGGCAGGTTTTAGAGCAACAGACTATCAATATGTTAGCAATAGATGACATCGTTAAAACCAAACCTGATTCACAAGCTTCCTACGAAGCTATCTGGGCTAAATATGACCATAGTAAAATGATGGTAGGGGTAATGACAACCCTTTTACAAGAGGCTTATCAAATCAGTGACATTGATATGGAAGAATTCAGGGAAGTATTGGTATTAAGAAATAATTTGGCCCACAGATACTTCAGATTTAATGATGTATTATTCTCTTCGCACGGTGGTCGTAAACGCATGATCAAAGACTTTGTAGACTTCACCAACAGTATCAAGGCAATAGAAGAAAAACTATCAGTTTATATCGCGTCCTATAATAGTGCAGCGGGTTTAAGTGCAGAAAGAATAGCTGAATTACTAGCAGAAAGAAAAGAAGAGTGGAAGGACAAAGTGATCGATGATACCTATGATAGTTCATTAAAGTATACCTAACCTTTGACACACATTGCCCCGGACTATGTTTAAAAATATGCTATTAAAATTATCATTTATTTTATTACTATTTACAGCGACAACAGCTGTTGGTTATGCACAGGTTTCAAAGTCCAGTTTTCAAACTAATCCATGGAAAGAGGGGCAGTTGATTTCGCCTGCAGCACTGGCTGGAATGATCAGTAAGAAAGAAGATGTTAAGGTTTACAATATCGGAGTTGTTCAAAATATAAAAGGGGCAACGAATCTGGGTGCAGCAAGTGAAACAGAGAATCTGAATAAGCTGAAGGAAATTCTGAAGACCACGGCTAAAAATAAAGCTATTGTAATTTATTGCGGATGTTGCCCGATGGACAGATGCCCGAACATCAGACCAGCATTTAAAGCTTTTGTGGATCAGAAATTTACAAATGTGAGGTTATTGGAACTTCCAACAAATATCAAAACCGACTGGATTGATCACGGCTATCCTGTAGAATAAAAAAATACTTTATCGGAATAGTTCATGACAATCAATGGATAGCTAGAATAAACTTAATGTCCCGCTGTTTTAGAGAATAAGTTAATGATTACTACCCCGGCAACAATTAAGGTCATTCCAATAAGCGCAGGGGTGTCAGGGATTTGCTGATAGACAAAGATTCCGATAATAGTAATGAAAACGATACCTGCACCGGCCCAAATTGCATAAGCAGTTCCTACAGGCATAGTTTTAACGGCTATGCTCATGAAATAAAAGGCAAGGACTATGCCTGTAATTGAAATAGCACTCGGAAGTAATTTTGTAAAGCCATCAGATTTTTTCAAAAAAGTGGTTCCGGTAATTTCACTGATAATCGCTAACAACAGAAACAAATACGCTTTCATAAAAGGATGTTTTAATTTGACAGGACAAAGAAATGATGATTTTAAACAATGGGCTAATGTAGTTACAAGCAAATTAAAAACAGGAGATATCCCGTACCTAATACAATTAATGGTAATGCAAATGATAGCACCCTGACCGGGGGCTTGATATAGGATGGGTATATTGCTTATTAAGAGCCCTTTTTTGATTTAAGCTTGTATAAGTATATACTCTTATTTCCCGTTTTGTCTTCTTTAGACAGGACACCTGACTCCGTTAACCTGTTGAGTTGTCTTGAGATTTCTTTGCTGCTGAAATCCCGTTTATATTCTTTTTTTATATATTTTCTGACATAATTAACTTCTCTCTGTTCAGCAAAGAAGAAAGTTGGAATTAATTCCTTTTTTATGAAATAAGCTATACTTTCTTCTCCTTGTCTGGCAACGAAGAACTGAGGATTGTTGACATTTTCTTCGTAAAAGTTTTTGATGGGCTCTATAGTATCCCATTTTTTGAGTTTAAAGAGTTTGGCTGAGAAGATCACATCAATCTCTACTCCGAAGAAATCTGCTATCTTTCCGGCGGTTTTACTTGAAATAGAGGCTTTTCCATTTTTTATTGTACGGAGATGGTTTAAAGAGATATCAGTTGCAATTGCCAATCCTGTCACATTAATGCCTGTTTGATTAAGTAGAGAAGTAAGCTGTTTTCCAACTAGTTCAGCCCTCAGATATTCATTTTCTTCCATAATAAATCAAAAAGAGATATAAATCTGTCCTCATTATTAATGAAATAGTTGTTATTGTGGATTCAGAATTATATCTTTACACTATGATTTAATAGATATCTAGAATAGAGAAATATTGTATGATGATTTTCCTTATCATACGTGTATTAAACAGAGGCTTATTCCTATACTTTAAGATTATTTATCCTTCCTTCCGACAATTGTCGTGATGCATCCTGTATGCACAGAAACCTAAAACCATAACCTAAAACCTTTTTGACTGCCGGTTAATCAATTCTGATAAGAATTGTATTGATCTGATTTTTTAATCATCACTAACCAATAAACATGAAAAAAACGATCTCAATAATCGCTATGGCCACGCTTTGCCTTTTTTTAAGCGTACAGGCTCAGATTCAGGTAACGAAACCAACTTATAAACCTGTTAAAATAGGGGATAGAATCCCTGATGTAACATTGACTAATATTTATAATTATAAGACTACAAAAACTAATCTTTCTGATTTTAAGGCTAAACTGATTATTCTTGATTTCTGGGCAACATGGTGTACGTCCTGTTTGGTTAATTTCCCGAAAATAGAAAAACTGCAAAAGAATTATGGGGGAGAGGTTCAGTTCATTAAAGTAGCTTATCAGCCAAAAGAAGAGGTATTACCTTTTCTTGAGAAATTCTATAAGGGTAAGCCGTCAGTCATCCCAGTAGTTACTAATGATATAATACTGGATCAATTATTTCCCCATATCTATCTTCCTCATTATGTATGGCTGGATCAGGCAGGCAATGTGGTAGCAACAACCACTAGTGATCAGATCACCATAGAAAATATTGATCGGTTTTTAAGTAGCGATAGTATTGGAGATATGCGTTTAAAAGTAGACCTGGATGATGCTGAACCGCTTTTTATTAACAATGAACTTTTAAAAAATAATGAGTTAAAACATTATTCTGTTTTTTTGAAAGGTTTGTATGATGGTCTTGGCTCAGGGGTCAATGAGCAATTTAATAAAGCTGGTAAACTAACAGGTTTAAATATTACCAATATGGCCCTTTTGAGTATGTATGAACAAGTAGCATCAGGTTTATTTAAACAGCGGGGTAAAACCTATAGTAAAACCAGGAGCCTGATACTGGTTAAAGATCCTGCATTGATTGCGCATAAAAGTGGAGCAGGCCCTAATGGATTTTACACATATGCTGGTAATGCACCTGAGTTGAAAGATACGTTAGTATATCAACATGTTTTTGATGAGCTGAACCGATATTCTGATTACCGTGGAAGTATAGAAAAAATAAAAGTAAAATGCCTGGTATTGAGGCGGACAAGTAAAGTTGATAAAATGAAGACCAAAGGTGGTACTCCAAAAAGTCAACGGTTTACAGATCCAGATGCTAAACTGATCAACTATCCATTAACCATCCTGCTGCTGCGTATCAGTGAACTCCCCTTTATCAATATGCCTTTAATTGACGAAACAGGATATAAAGAACCTGTAGATATCCAGGTTCTTAAAAGGGATGATCTGACCGCTTTACGACAATCATTAAAGGCTTATGATCTGGAATTGATAGCAGGAATAAGGGAATTA from Pedobacter sp. WC2423 carries:
- the tnpB gene encoding IS66 family insertion sequence element accessory protein TnpB (TnpB, as the term is used for proteins encoded by IS66 family insertion elements, is considered an accessory protein, since TnpC, encoded by a neighboring gene, is a DDE family transposase.), whose protein sequence is MRKSFDGLCGLVSSGLQRSPTSGEVFVFLNRSRTHIKLLHWESGGFVLYYKRLEQGTFLAPKGGENEMSWSDLVLMVEGIHVVKSIRKKRYSLA
- a CDS encoding multidrug efflux SMR transporter, producing MKAYLFLLLAIISEITGTTFLKKSDGFTKLLPSAISITGIVLAFYFMSIAVKTMPVGTAYAIWAGAGIVFITIIGIFVYQQIPDTPALIGMTLIVAGVVIINLFSKTAGH
- a CDS encoding DUF4932 domain-containing protein — encoded protein: MKLTITFLLLLISTFSFAKAPAFTSQLSASVKTEAVESTVDRRIELLSIVFRLAGNPEYNMNFAKQYIKDINAYFGKYKDQPVIGFAKKLSDEKGMGFSRVMFLAVNLELKGDQFSMIKVSKSSIAGKWEMEDALKFVKLLNDFYKTSAFEVFYKNHQAVYKEATARFNQAAASFDSAWYPAYYGDHSVDYKTVVGLANGGANYGPGVFPAGKKKIVYAIMGCWTFDETSQPLFSTNDYLPTLIHEFNVSAL
- a CDS encoding IS66 family insertion sequence element accessory protein TnpB codes for the protein MNNLKEKRSAMHAMIEDWQSSGKSKKDYCLEKGINEAKFYYWYSRSNGKEDTPLGFIPIVRDSGIREIEVFYPNGVKLKVNGDLPLLAQLIRLY
- a CDS encoding rhodanese-like domain-containing protein, whose amino-acid sequence is MLLKLSFILLLFTATTAVGYAQVSKSSFQTNPWKEGQLISPAALAGMISKKEDVKVYNIGVVQNIKGATNLGAASETENLNKLKEILKTTAKNKAIVIYCGCCPMDRCPNIRPAFKAFVDQKFTNVRLLELPTNIKTDWIDHGYPVE
- a CDS encoding IS66 family transposase, giving the protein METALENLSKEDLLKVISSRDEKIDSLSQERDYLKSQVEMYKRMQFGQKRERFEGDSNQTMLPFGAEPAEIEQQHEVIKEKIEYVRKRPNHKGRAKLPAHLPVEEIEIHPDGDLSETVCIGKEITDELECEPAKFYIKRYIRYKYAAKNGEEIRIGELPERVVDKGIPGSGLLAMIVTGKYADHLPLYRQKQIFARENIQIPSSTIEGWTKQALEKLEPLYDQLIFDTKSKGYLQVDETPIKVLDSDKKGAAHQGYYWVYHAPLDGTVVFDYSPTRGGIAAVPMLGNFKGYLQTDGYAVYEKYGKKKEVTHLACWAHARREFEKSLDNDKPRAEKALLLIQKLYAVERQAKQGSLSSQKIKELRLAESLPVINELGKWIFEEIKTTLPKSQIGKAMAYAYARWDALSAYLYDGNLQIDNNLVENAIRPVSLGRKNYLFAGSHEAAQRAAMIYSFFAICKKHEVNPFRWLKHTLQNIMSINHKNIKDLYPQNYKQIIEQSNM
- a CDS encoding helix-turn-helix domain-containing protein, translating into MEENEYLRAELVGKQLTSLLNQTGINVTGLAIATDISLNHLRTIKNGKASISSKTAGKIADFFGVEIDVIFSAKLFKLKKWDTIEPIKNFYEENVNNPQFFVARQGEESIAYFIKKELIPTFFFAEQREVNYVRKYIKKEYKRDFSSKEISRQLNRLTESGVLSKEDKTGNKSIYLYKLKSKKGS
- a CDS encoding TlpA family protein disulfide reductase; amino-acid sequence: MKKTISIIAMATLCLFLSVQAQIQVTKPTYKPVKIGDRIPDVTLTNIYNYKTTKTNLSDFKAKLIILDFWATWCTSCLVNFPKIEKLQKNYGGEVQFIKVAYQPKEEVLPFLEKFYKGKPSVIPVVTNDIILDQLFPHIYLPHYVWLDQAGNVVATTTSDQITIENIDRFLSSDSIGDMRLKVDLDDAEPLFINNELLKNNELKHYSVFLKGLYDGLGSGVNEQFNKAGKLTGLNITNMALLSMYEQVASGLFKQRGKTYSKTRSLILVKDPALIAHKSGAGPNGFYTYAGNAPELKDTLVYQHVFDELNRYSDYRGSIEKIKVKCLVLRRTSKVDKMKTKGGTPKSQRFTDPDAKLINYPLTILLLRISELPFINMPLIDETGYKEPVDIQVLKRDDLTALRQSLKAYDLELIAGIRELDMFVLRDKD